In the genome of Piliocolobus tephrosceles isolate RC106 chromosome 20, ASM277652v3, whole genome shotgun sequence, one region contains:
- the FASTKD5 gene encoding FAST kinase domain-containing protein 5, mitochondrial — translation MAATLKSLKLLRYRAFCSPSACGAARSVSYWNMSSTQRGGQDPPEHISLCHSAKKVKNICSSFSSRRILTTSSARRGLEFSKTSSSKASTLQLGSPRATGVDEEDVEVFDSFANIRVFLQLRPEYRVHSYNASETSQLLSVSESEQILHKVTVYQNKLQAPVIVDYLCKLSSLPAEQHPVLLRSTSFALLCQLSVKKIQLFDTQDLINVLKAFVILGIPHSHSMLDVYETKCCHQVWEMSMDQLLLVADLWRYLGRRVPRFLNIFSSYLNLHWKDLSLSQLVHLIYVIGENRQVSQDLMQKLESLILKYIDVINLEEVGTICLGFFKSSTSLSEFVMRKIGDLACANMQHLSSHALVNIVKMFRFTHVDHINFMKQLGEIAPQRIPSLGVQGVMHLTLYYSALRFLDEGVMNAVAASLPPRVAHCRSKDVAKILWSFGTLNYKPPNAEEFYSSLINEIHRKMPEFNQYPEHLPTCLLGLAFSEYFPVELIDFALSPGFVRLAQERTKFDLIKELYTLDGTVGIECPDYRGNRLSTHLQQEGSELLWNLAEKDMKSKPEFLETLLLLETMLGGPQYVKHRMILPHTRSSDLEVQLDVNLKPLPFNREATPAENAATLRLKHVGVSLTDDLMNQLLKGKARGHFQGKTESEPGQQPMELENKAAVPLGGSLCNVADKSEAMEMAGLCPSACMQTPGMKLAIQFTNRNQYCYGSRDLLGLHNMKRRQLARVGYRVVELSYWEWFPLLKRTRLEKLAFLHEKVFTSAL, via the coding sequence ATGGCAGCTACTCTCAAGTCGTTAAAACTTTTAAGATACCGAGCATTTTGCAGTCCTTCTGCCTGTGGTGCAGCCCGAAGTGTGTCATACTGGAATATGAGCAGCACACAGCGTGGGGGACAGGACCCTCCAGAACACATTAGCCTCTGCCATTCTGCCAAAAAAGTTAAGAACATTTGTAGCAGCTTCTCTTCTCGGAGGATCCTCACAACCAGCAGTGCCCGCCGAGGTTTGGAATTCAGCAAGACTTCTTCCTCTAAGGCCAGCACATTGCAGCTGGGCTCACCCAGGGCCACAGGAGTTGATGAAGAGGATGTAGAAGTTTTTGATTCCTTTGCAAACATCCGAGTTTTCCTACAGCTAAGACCAGAATACCGTGTTCACAGCTATAACGCATCCGAGACTTCTCAGCTCCTGTCTGTTTCAGAAAGTGAACAAATTTTGCACAAAGTCACAGTTTATCAGAATAAACTCCAGGCTCCAGTCATTGTTGATTATTTGTGTAAGCTGAGCTCTTTGCCTGCAGAGCAGCATCCTGTCTTGCTGCGCAGTACCAGCTTTGCTCTGCTCTGCCAGCTGAGTGTGAAGAAGATACAGCTCTTTGATACCCAAGATCTGATCAATGTTTTGAAAGCTTTTGTCATTTTAGGAATCCCTCACTCCCATTCAATGCTAGATGTGTATGAGACCAAATGTTGCCATCAGGTATGGGAGATGAGTATGGATCAGCTCCTTTTGGTGGCTGATCTCTGGAGGTACTTAGGCCGCAGAGTACCTcggtttttaaacattttttctagtTATCTTAATTTGCACTGGAAAGATCTATCCTTGTCTCAGCTAGTTCACTTAATTTATGTTATAGGTGAAAATCGTCAGGTATCCCAGGACCTAATGCAAAAATTGGAATCATTGATCCTTAAATATATAGATGTGATCAATTTAGAGGAGGTTGGTACCATCTGTTTGGGGTTCTTTAAATCAAGTACTAGTCTCTCTGAATTTGTCATGCGGAAAATTGGAGACTTGGCTTGTGCTAACATGCAGCATCTGAGTAGTCACGCCTTagtgaatattgttaaaatgttccgTTTCACTCACGTGGATCACATCAATTTCATGAAGCAGCTTGGAGAGATTGCTCCTCAGCGAATTCCTTCGCTGGGAGTTCAAGGTGTCATGCACCTGACTCTTTACTACTCGGCCTTACGCTTCCTGGATGAAGGAGTAATGAATGCAGTGGCTGCGTCTTTGCCTCCTAGAGTGGCACACTGTCGAAGTAAAGATGTTGCCAAGATTCTGTGGTCATTTGGAACTCTGAATTATAAGCCACCCAATGCAGAAGAATTTTACTCCAGCCTGATAAatgagattcacagaaagatgcCTGAATTCAACCAGTACCCAGAACACCTGCCCACCTGCCTGCTGGGCCTGGCATTTTCAGAGTACTTTCCAGTAGAGTTAATTGATTTTGCTCTCAGTCCAGGGTTTGTCAGGTTAGCTCAGGAGAGAACTAAGTTTGACCTCATTAAGGAACTGTATACCCTCGATGGTACAGTTGGCATTGAGTGTCCAGATTACAGAGGCAATCGTCTTAGTACTCACCTTCAGCAAGAGGGGTCTGAATTGCTGTGGAATTTAGCAGAGAAGGATATGAAATCAAAGCCTGAATTCTTAGAAACTCTCCTTTTACTTGAGACCATGTTGGGGGGGCCCCAGTACGTCAAGCACCGTATGATTTTGCCACATACCCGATCTTCTGACTTAGAGGTCCAGCTTGATGTTAACCTGAAGCCATTACCATTTAATAGAGAAGCCACACCAGCTGAAAATGCAGCCACATTAAGGCTTAAGCATGTGGGAGTCAGCCTTACAGATGATTTGATGAATCAGTTACTAAAAGGGAAAGCAAGAGGACATTTCCAGGGCAAAACTGAGTCAGAGCCTGGGCAGCAGCCCATGGAGTTAGAGAATAAGGCAGCTGTACCTTTGGGGGGCTCCCTTTGCAATGTAGCAGATAAATCAGAGGCCATGGAGATGGCTGGCCTGTGCCCCTCAGCCTGCATGCAGACCCCAGGAATGAAGCTGGCTATTCAGTTCACAAACAGGAACCAGTATTGCTATGGCTCCAGGGATCTCCTTGGACTGCACAATATGAAAAGGCGGCAGCTGGCTCGGGTTGGCTACCGTGTGGTAGAGTTATCCTACTGGGAATGGTTCCCACTACTGAAACGAACTCGCTTAGAAAAGCTGGCATTTCTTCATGAGAAAGTATTCACCTCTGCTCTCTGA
- the LZTS3 gene encoding leucine zipper putative tumor suppressor 3 isoform X3, translating into MAKLETLPVRADPGRDPLLAFAPRPSELGPPDPRLAMGSVGSGVAHAQEFAMKNVGTRTGGGGSQGSFPGTRGSGSGASRERPGRYPSEDKGLANSLYLNGDLRGSDHTDVCGNVVGSSGGSSSSGGSDKAPPQYREPSHPPKLLATSGKLDQCSEPLVRPSAFKPVVPKNFHSMQNLCPPQTNGTPEGRQGPGGLKGGLDKSRTMTPAGGSGSGLSDSGRNSLTSLPTYSSSYSQHLAPLSASTSHINRIGTASYGSGSGGSSGGGSGYQDLGTSDSGRASSKSGSSSSMGRPGHLGSGEGGGGGLPFAACSPPSPSALIQELEERLWEKEQEVAALRRSLEQSEAAVAQVLEERQKAWERELAELRQGCSGKLQQVARRAQRAQQGLQLQVLRLQQDKKQLQEEAARLMRQREELEDKVAACQKEQADFLPRMEETKWEVCQKAGEISLLKQQLKDSQADVSQKLSEIVGLRSQLREGRASLREKEEQLLSLRDSFSSKQASLELGEGELPAACLKPALTPVDPAEPQDALATCESDEAKMRRQAGVAAAASLVSVDGEAEAGGESGTRALRREVGRLQAELAAERRARERQGASFAEERRVWLEEKEKVIEYQKQLQLSYVEMYQRNQQLERRLRERGAAGGASTPTPQHGEEKKAWTPSRLERIESTEI; encoded by the exons ATGGCGAAGCTGGAGACACTGCCTGTGCGTGCTGACCCAGGGCGGGATCCTCTCCTGGCCTTTGCCCCACGGCCCTCCGAGCTTGGACCCCCAGATCCCCGCCTGGCCATGGGTAGCGTGGGCAGTGGGGTGGCCCATGCCCAGGAATTTGCCATGAAGAACGTGGGTACCCGCACAGGGGGTGGGGGCAGCCAGGGCAGTTTCCCTGGTACTCGAGGCAGTGGCAGCGGGGccagcagggagaggccaggccgCTACCCCTCAGAGGACAAGGGTCTCGCCAACTCCCTCTACCTCAATGGTGATCTGCGGGGCAGTGACCACACCGATGTCTGTGGCAACGTGGTTGGCAGTAgcggtggcagcagcagcagtggtggcAGTGACAAAGCGCCACCACAGTATCGTGAGCCCAGCCACCCACCCAAGCTCCTGGCCACCTCTGGCAAGCTAGACCAG TGCTCAGAACCACTAGTTCGGCCATCGGCCTTCAAGCCTGTCGTACCCAAGAATTTCCACTCCATGCAGAATTTGTGCCCCCCGCAGACCAATGGGACTCCTGAGGGACGACAGGGCCCTGGTGGCCTCAAAGGCGGACTGGACAAGTCCCGGACCATGACTCCAGCGGGCGGGAGTGGGAGTGGCCTCTCAGACTCAGGCCGGAACTCCCTCACGAGCCTGCCCACCTACAGCTCCAGCTACAGCCAGCACCTGGCGCCCCTCAGTGCCTCCACCAGCCACATTAACCGCATTGGCACTGCCAGCtatggtagtggtagtggtggcAGCAGCGGTGGGGGGTCGGGCTACCAGGACCTGGGGACCTCCGATAGTGGACGGGCCTCCAGCAAGAGTGGGTCATCGTCATCCATGGGGCGGCCAGGCCACCTGGGCTCTGgggagggtggaggtggaggcCTGCCTTTCGCGGCCTGCTCACCGCCCTCGCCCAGTGCACTCATCCAGGAGCTGGAGGAGCGCCTGtgggagaaggagcaggaggTGGCAGCTCTGCGGCGCAGCCTGGAGCAGAGCGAGGCGGCCGTGGCCCAGGTACTGGAGGAGCGTCAGAAGGCGTGGGAGCGGGAGCTGGCTGAGCTGCGGCAGGGCTGCAGTGGGAAGCTACAGCAGGTGGCCCGCCGTGCCCAGCGTGCCCAGCAGGGCCTACAGCTGCAGGTGCTGCGTCTGCAGCAGGACAAGAAGCAGCTGCAGGAGGAGGCAGCCCGGCTGATGCGGCAGCGGGAAGAGCTGGAGGACAAGGTGGCCGCCTGCCAGAAGGAGCAGGCCGACTTCCTGCCCCGGATGGAGGAAACTAAGTGGGAG GTGTGCCAGAAGGCTGGTGAGATCTCCCTCCTGAAGCAGCAGCTGAAGGACTCGCAGGCGGATGTGTCGCAGAAGTTGAGTGAGATCGTGGGATTGCGCTCACAGCTGCGGGAAGGCCGGGCCTCGCTTCGGGAGAAGGAGGAGCAGCTGCTCAGCCTGCGGGACTCCTTCAGCAGCAAGCAGGCCAGCCTGGAGCTGGGCGAGGGCGAGCTGCCTGCTGCCTGCCTCAAGCCAGCGCTGACCCCCGTGGACCCGGCCGAGCCACAGGATGCTTTGGCCACCTGCGAGAGCGACGAGGCTAAGATGCGCCGTCAGGCCGGGGTGGCTGCTGCCGCCTCCTTGGTTTCCGTGGAcggggaggcggaggctggtGGGGAGAGCGGGACGCGGGCCTTGCGGCGGGAGGTGGGGCGGCTGCAGGCCGAGCTGGCGGCTGAGCGGCGGGCCCGGGAGCGCCAGGGTGCCAGCTTCGCCGAGGAGCGCCGCGTGTGgctggaggagaaggagaaggtgaTTGAGTACCAGAAGCAGCTGCAGCTGAGCTACGTGGAGATGTACCAGCGCAACCAGCAGCTGGAGCGCCGACTGCGAGAGCGTGGGGCTGCAGGGGGTGCAAGCACGCCCACTCCCCAGCATGGGGAGGAGAAGAAGGCCTGGACCCCCTCCCGCCTGGAGCGCATTGAGTCCACAGAAATCTGA
- the LZTS3 gene encoding leucine zipper putative tumor suppressor 3 isoform X2, with translation MAPADRASEGPRLEDPSAPQPFGKCPPGLVMAKLETLPVRADPGRDPLLAFAPRPSELGPPDPRLAMGSVGSGVAHAQEFAMKNVGTRTGGGGSQGSFPGTRGSGSGASRERPGRYPSEDKGLANSLYLNGDLRGSDHTDVCGNVVGSSGGSSSSGGSDKAPPQYREPSHPPKLLATSGKLDQCSEPLVRPSAFKPVVPKNFHSMQNLCPPQTNGTPEGRQGPGGLKGGLDKSRTMTPAGGSGSGLSDSGRNSLTSLPTYSSSYSQHLAPLSASTSHINRIGTASYGSGSGGSSGGGSGYQDLGTSDSGRASSKSGSSSSMGRPGHLGSGEGGGGGLPFAACSPPSPSALIQELEERLWEKEQEVAALRRSLEQSEAAVAQVLEERQKAWERELAELRQGCSGKLQQVARRAQRAQQGLQLQVLRLQQDKKQLQEEAARLMRQREELEDKVCQKAGEISLLKQQLKDSQADVSQKLSEIVGLRSQLREGRASLREKEEQLLSLRDSFSSKQASLELGEGELPAACLKPALTPVDPAEPQDALATCESDEAKMRRQAGVAAAASLVSVDGEAEAGGESGTRALRREVGRLQAELAAERRARERQGASFAEERRVWLEEKEKVIEYQKQLQLSYVEMYQRNQQLERRLRERGAAGGASTPTPQHGEEKKAWTPSRLERIESTEI, from the exons ATGGCCCCTGCAGACCGGGCCTCGGAGGGTCCCAGGCTTGAGGACCCGTCAGCCCCTCAACCCTTTGGAAAG TGCCCCCCTGGCTTAGTCATGGCGAAGCTGGAGACACTGCCTGTGCGTGCTGACCCAGGGCGGGATCCTCTCCTGGCCTTTGCCCCACGGCCCTCCGAGCTTGGACCCCCAGATCCCCGCCTGGCCATGGGTAGCGTGGGCAGTGGGGTGGCCCATGCCCAGGAATTTGCCATGAAGAACGTGGGTACCCGCACAGGGGGTGGGGGCAGCCAGGGCAGTTTCCCTGGTACTCGAGGCAGTGGCAGCGGGGccagcagggagaggccaggccgCTACCCCTCAGAGGACAAGGGTCTCGCCAACTCCCTCTACCTCAATGGTGATCTGCGGGGCAGTGACCACACCGATGTCTGTGGCAACGTGGTTGGCAGTAgcggtggcagcagcagcagtggtggcAGTGACAAAGCGCCACCACAGTATCGTGAGCCCAGCCACCCACCCAAGCTCCTGGCCACCTCTGGCAAGCTAGACCAG TGCTCAGAACCACTAGTTCGGCCATCGGCCTTCAAGCCTGTCGTACCCAAGAATTTCCACTCCATGCAGAATTTGTGCCCCCCGCAGACCAATGGGACTCCTGAGGGACGACAGGGCCCTGGTGGCCTCAAAGGCGGACTGGACAAGTCCCGGACCATGACTCCAGCGGGCGGGAGTGGGAGTGGCCTCTCAGACTCAGGCCGGAACTCCCTCACGAGCCTGCCCACCTACAGCTCCAGCTACAGCCAGCACCTGGCGCCCCTCAGTGCCTCCACCAGCCACATTAACCGCATTGGCACTGCCAGCtatggtagtggtagtggtggcAGCAGCGGTGGGGGGTCGGGCTACCAGGACCTGGGGACCTCCGATAGTGGACGGGCCTCCAGCAAGAGTGGGTCATCGTCATCCATGGGGCGGCCAGGCCACCTGGGCTCTGgggagggtggaggtggaggcCTGCCTTTCGCGGCCTGCTCACCGCCCTCGCCCAGTGCACTCATCCAGGAGCTGGAGGAGCGCCTGtgggagaaggagcaggaggTGGCAGCTCTGCGGCGCAGCCTGGAGCAGAGCGAGGCGGCCGTGGCCCAGGTACTGGAGGAGCGTCAGAAGGCGTGGGAGCGGGAGCTGGCTGAGCTGCGGCAGGGCTGCAGTGGGAAGCTACAGCAGGTGGCCCGCCGTGCCCAGCGTGCCCAGCAGGGCCTACAGCTGCAGGTGCTGCGTCTGCAGCAGGACAAGAAGCAGCTGCAGGAGGAGGCAGCCCGGCTGATGCGGCAGCGGGAAGAGCTGGAGGACAAG GTGTGCCAGAAGGCTGGTGAGATCTCCCTCCTGAAGCAGCAGCTGAAGGACTCGCAGGCGGATGTGTCGCAGAAGTTGAGTGAGATCGTGGGATTGCGCTCACAGCTGCGGGAAGGCCGGGCCTCGCTTCGGGAGAAGGAGGAGCAGCTGCTCAGCCTGCGGGACTCCTTCAGCAGCAAGCAGGCCAGCCTGGAGCTGGGCGAGGGCGAGCTGCCTGCTGCCTGCCTCAAGCCAGCGCTGACCCCCGTGGACCCGGCCGAGCCACAGGATGCTTTGGCCACCTGCGAGAGCGACGAGGCTAAGATGCGCCGTCAGGCCGGGGTGGCTGCTGCCGCCTCCTTGGTTTCCGTGGAcggggaggcggaggctggtGGGGAGAGCGGGACGCGGGCCTTGCGGCGGGAGGTGGGGCGGCTGCAGGCCGAGCTGGCGGCTGAGCGGCGGGCCCGGGAGCGCCAGGGTGCCAGCTTCGCCGAGGAGCGCCGCGTGTGgctggaggagaaggagaaggtgaTTGAGTACCAGAAGCAGCTGCAGCTGAGCTACGTGGAGATGTACCAGCGCAACCAGCAGCTGGAGCGCCGACTGCGAGAGCGTGGGGCTGCAGGGGGTGCAAGCACGCCCACTCCCCAGCATGGGGAGGAGAAGAAGGCCTGGACCCCCTCCCGCCTGGAGCGCATTGAGTCCACAGAAATCTGA
- the LZTS3 gene encoding leucine zipper putative tumor suppressor 3 isoform X4: MAKLETLPVRADPGRDPLLAFAPRPSELGPPDPRLAMGSVGSGVAHAQEFAMKNVGTRTGGGGSQGSFPGTRGSGSGASRERPGRYPSEDKGLANSLYLNGDLRGSDHTDVCGNVVGSSGGSSSSGGSDKAPPQYREPSHPPKLLATSGKLDQCSEPLVRPSAFKPVVPKNFHSMQNLCPPQTNGTPEGRQGPGGLKGGLDKSRTMTPAGGSGSGLSDSGRNSLTSLPTYSSSYSQHLAPLSASTSHINRIGTASYGSGSGGSSGGGSGYQDLGTSDSGRASSKSGSSSSMGRPGHLGSGEGGGGGLPFAACSPPSPSALIQELEERLWEKEQEVAALRRSLEQSEAAVAQQDKKQLQEEAARLMRQREELEDKVAACQKEQADFLPRMEETKWEVCQKAGEISLLKQQLKDSQADVSQKLSEIVGLRSQLREGRASLREKEEQLLSLRDSFSSKQASLELGEGELPAACLKPALTPVDPAEPQDALATCESDEAKMRRQAGVAAAASLVSVDGEAEAGGESGTRALRREVGRLQAELAAERRARERQGASFAEERRVWLEEKEKVIEYQKQLQLSYVEMYQRNQQLERRLRERGAAGGASTPTPQHGEEKKAWTPSRLERIESTEI; the protein is encoded by the exons ATGGCGAAGCTGGAGACACTGCCTGTGCGTGCTGACCCAGGGCGGGATCCTCTCCTGGCCTTTGCCCCACGGCCCTCCGAGCTTGGACCCCCAGATCCCCGCCTGGCCATGGGTAGCGTGGGCAGTGGGGTGGCCCATGCCCAGGAATTTGCCATGAAGAACGTGGGTACCCGCACAGGGGGTGGGGGCAGCCAGGGCAGTTTCCCTGGTACTCGAGGCAGTGGCAGCGGGGccagcagggagaggccaggccgCTACCCCTCAGAGGACAAGGGTCTCGCCAACTCCCTCTACCTCAATGGTGATCTGCGGGGCAGTGACCACACCGATGTCTGTGGCAACGTGGTTGGCAGTAgcggtggcagcagcagcagtggtggcAGTGACAAAGCGCCACCACAGTATCGTGAGCCCAGCCACCCACCCAAGCTCCTGGCCACCTCTGGCAAGCTAGACCAG TGCTCAGAACCACTAGTTCGGCCATCGGCCTTCAAGCCTGTCGTACCCAAGAATTTCCACTCCATGCAGAATTTGTGCCCCCCGCAGACCAATGGGACTCCTGAGGGACGACAGGGCCCTGGTGGCCTCAAAGGCGGACTGGACAAGTCCCGGACCATGACTCCAGCGGGCGGGAGTGGGAGTGGCCTCTCAGACTCAGGCCGGAACTCCCTCACGAGCCTGCCCACCTACAGCTCCAGCTACAGCCAGCACCTGGCGCCCCTCAGTGCCTCCACCAGCCACATTAACCGCATTGGCACTGCCAGCtatggtagtggtagtggtggcAGCAGCGGTGGGGGGTCGGGCTACCAGGACCTGGGGACCTCCGATAGTGGACGGGCCTCCAGCAAGAGTGGGTCATCGTCATCCATGGGGCGGCCAGGCCACCTGGGCTCTGgggagggtggaggtggaggcCTGCCTTTCGCGGCCTGCTCACCGCCCTCGCCCAGTGCACTCATCCAGGAGCTGGAGGAGCGCCTGtgggagaaggagcaggaggTGGCAGCTCTGCGGCGCAGCCTGGAGCAGAGCGAGGCGGCCGTGGCCCAG CAGGACAAGAAGCAGCTGCAGGAGGAGGCAGCCCGGCTGATGCGGCAGCGGGAAGAGCTGGAGGACAAGGTGGCCGCCTGCCAGAAGGAGCAGGCCGACTTCCTGCCCCGGATGGAGGAAACTAAGTGGGAG GTGTGCCAGAAGGCTGGTGAGATCTCCCTCCTGAAGCAGCAGCTGAAGGACTCGCAGGCGGATGTGTCGCAGAAGTTGAGTGAGATCGTGGGATTGCGCTCACAGCTGCGGGAAGGCCGGGCCTCGCTTCGGGAGAAGGAGGAGCAGCTGCTCAGCCTGCGGGACTCCTTCAGCAGCAAGCAGGCCAGCCTGGAGCTGGGCGAGGGCGAGCTGCCTGCTGCCTGCCTCAAGCCAGCGCTGACCCCCGTGGACCCGGCCGAGCCACAGGATGCTTTGGCCACCTGCGAGAGCGACGAGGCTAAGATGCGCCGTCAGGCCGGGGTGGCTGCTGCCGCCTCCTTGGTTTCCGTGGAcggggaggcggaggctggtGGGGAGAGCGGGACGCGGGCCTTGCGGCGGGAGGTGGGGCGGCTGCAGGCCGAGCTGGCGGCTGAGCGGCGGGCCCGGGAGCGCCAGGGTGCCAGCTTCGCCGAGGAGCGCCGCGTGTGgctggaggagaaggagaaggtgaTTGAGTACCAGAAGCAGCTGCAGCTGAGCTACGTGGAGATGTACCAGCGCAACCAGCAGCTGGAGCGCCGACTGCGAGAGCGTGGGGCTGCAGGGGGTGCAAGCACGCCCACTCCCCAGCATGGGGAGGAGAAGAAGGCCTGGACCCCCTCCCGCCTGGAGCGCATTGAGTCCACAGAAATCTGA
- the LZTS3 gene encoding leucine zipper putative tumor suppressor 3 isoform X1: MAPADRASEGPRLEDPSAPQPFGKCPPGLVMAKLETLPVRADPGRDPLLAFAPRPSELGPPDPRLAMGSVGSGVAHAQEFAMKNVGTRTGGGGSQGSFPGTRGSGSGASRERPGRYPSEDKGLANSLYLNGDLRGSDHTDVCGNVVGSSGGSSSSGGSDKAPPQYREPSHPPKLLATSGKLDQCSEPLVRPSAFKPVVPKNFHSMQNLCPPQTNGTPEGRQGPGGLKGGLDKSRTMTPAGGSGSGLSDSGRNSLTSLPTYSSSYSQHLAPLSASTSHINRIGTASYGSGSGGSSGGGSGYQDLGTSDSGRASSKSGSSSSMGRPGHLGSGEGGGGGLPFAACSPPSPSALIQELEERLWEKEQEVAALRRSLEQSEAAVAQVLEERQKAWERELAELRQGCSGKLQQVARRAQRAQQGLQLQVLRLQQDKKQLQEEAARLMRQREELEDKVAACQKEQADFLPRMEETKWEVCQKAGEISLLKQQLKDSQADVSQKLSEIVGLRSQLREGRASLREKEEQLLSLRDSFSSKQASLELGEGELPAACLKPALTPVDPAEPQDALATCESDEAKMRRQAGVAAAASLVSVDGEAEAGGESGTRALRREVGRLQAELAAERRARERQGASFAEERRVWLEEKEKVIEYQKQLQLSYVEMYQRNQQLERRLRERGAAGGASTPTPQHGEEKKAWTPSRLERIESTEI; this comes from the exons ATGGCCCCTGCAGACCGGGCCTCGGAGGGTCCCAGGCTTGAGGACCCGTCAGCCCCTCAACCCTTTGGAAAG TGCCCCCCTGGCTTAGTCATGGCGAAGCTGGAGACACTGCCTGTGCGTGCTGACCCAGGGCGGGATCCTCTCCTGGCCTTTGCCCCACGGCCCTCCGAGCTTGGACCCCCAGATCCCCGCCTGGCCATGGGTAGCGTGGGCAGTGGGGTGGCCCATGCCCAGGAATTTGCCATGAAGAACGTGGGTACCCGCACAGGGGGTGGGGGCAGCCAGGGCAGTTTCCCTGGTACTCGAGGCAGTGGCAGCGGGGccagcagggagaggccaggccgCTACCCCTCAGAGGACAAGGGTCTCGCCAACTCCCTCTACCTCAATGGTGATCTGCGGGGCAGTGACCACACCGATGTCTGTGGCAACGTGGTTGGCAGTAgcggtggcagcagcagcagtggtggcAGTGACAAAGCGCCACCACAGTATCGTGAGCCCAGCCACCCACCCAAGCTCCTGGCCACCTCTGGCAAGCTAGACCAG TGCTCAGAACCACTAGTTCGGCCATCGGCCTTCAAGCCTGTCGTACCCAAGAATTTCCACTCCATGCAGAATTTGTGCCCCCCGCAGACCAATGGGACTCCTGAGGGACGACAGGGCCCTGGTGGCCTCAAAGGCGGACTGGACAAGTCCCGGACCATGACTCCAGCGGGCGGGAGTGGGAGTGGCCTCTCAGACTCAGGCCGGAACTCCCTCACGAGCCTGCCCACCTACAGCTCCAGCTACAGCCAGCACCTGGCGCCCCTCAGTGCCTCCACCAGCCACATTAACCGCATTGGCACTGCCAGCtatggtagtggtagtggtggcAGCAGCGGTGGGGGGTCGGGCTACCAGGACCTGGGGACCTCCGATAGTGGACGGGCCTCCAGCAAGAGTGGGTCATCGTCATCCATGGGGCGGCCAGGCCACCTGGGCTCTGgggagggtggaggtggaggcCTGCCTTTCGCGGCCTGCTCACCGCCCTCGCCCAGTGCACTCATCCAGGAGCTGGAGGAGCGCCTGtgggagaaggagcaggaggTGGCAGCTCTGCGGCGCAGCCTGGAGCAGAGCGAGGCGGCCGTGGCCCAGGTACTGGAGGAGCGTCAGAAGGCGTGGGAGCGGGAGCTGGCTGAGCTGCGGCAGGGCTGCAGTGGGAAGCTACAGCAGGTGGCCCGCCGTGCCCAGCGTGCCCAGCAGGGCCTACAGCTGCAGGTGCTGCGTCTGCAGCAGGACAAGAAGCAGCTGCAGGAGGAGGCAGCCCGGCTGATGCGGCAGCGGGAAGAGCTGGAGGACAAGGTGGCCGCCTGCCAGAAGGAGCAGGCCGACTTCCTGCCCCGGATGGAGGAAACTAAGTGGGAG GTGTGCCAGAAGGCTGGTGAGATCTCCCTCCTGAAGCAGCAGCTGAAGGACTCGCAGGCGGATGTGTCGCAGAAGTTGAGTGAGATCGTGGGATTGCGCTCACAGCTGCGGGAAGGCCGGGCCTCGCTTCGGGAGAAGGAGGAGCAGCTGCTCAGCCTGCGGGACTCCTTCAGCAGCAAGCAGGCCAGCCTGGAGCTGGGCGAGGGCGAGCTGCCTGCTGCCTGCCTCAAGCCAGCGCTGACCCCCGTGGACCCGGCCGAGCCACAGGATGCTTTGGCCACCTGCGAGAGCGACGAGGCTAAGATGCGCCGTCAGGCCGGGGTGGCTGCTGCCGCCTCCTTGGTTTCCGTGGAcggggaggcggaggctggtGGGGAGAGCGGGACGCGGGCCTTGCGGCGGGAGGTGGGGCGGCTGCAGGCCGAGCTGGCGGCTGAGCGGCGGGCCCGGGAGCGCCAGGGTGCCAGCTTCGCCGAGGAGCGCCGCGTGTGgctggaggagaaggagaaggtgaTTGAGTACCAGAAGCAGCTGCAGCTGAGCTACGTGGAGATGTACCAGCGCAACCAGCAGCTGGAGCGCCGACTGCGAGAGCGTGGGGCTGCAGGGGGTGCAAGCACGCCCACTCCCCAGCATGGGGAGGAGAAGAAGGCCTGGACCCCCTCCCGCCTGGAGCGCATTGAGTCCACAGAAATCTGA